In the genome of Streptomyces sp. NBC_00433, the window CCCCTACCGGTTGACGCCCAACCTGTTCGGCGTCGCCTTCGGCACCGCGGGGCTCGCCCAGTGCTGGGCCGTCGCCGCCGACACCGTCAGTGCCCCGCAGTGGCCCGCGAACGCCCTGTGGATCGCCTCGGCGGCGGTCTGGGCGCTGGTCGCGGTGACCTACCTGCGCAACATCACCGTCCAGGGGCGGCTGTTCACCGAGCTGCCCGACCCCGTCATGGGACCTTTCACGGCGCTCGGCGTGATCACACCGATGCCGCTGGGAATCGCGCTGGCCGGATACGCCCGGAGCGCCGGCGAGACCGTCTTCGCCGTCGCGCTGGTGCTCACCGTGCTCCTCGGCAGCTGGCTCACGGGGGTGTGGATCAGAGGCGACACCCCCCTCGCCCAGTGGCACCCGGCCTACTTCCTGCCGACGGCGGCCGGCGGCCTCATCGCGGCCGCCGGCTGCGCCGCGCTCGGCTGGGACACCGCGGCCCGCCTGATGTTCGGCTACGGGCTGGTGTCCTGGCTCGTCCTCGGCTCCATCGTCCTGGTCCGCCTGTTCACCCAGCCCTCGCTCCCGCCACCGCTCATTCCCACGATCGCCATCGAGCTGGCGCCCCCGGTCGTCGCGGGGAACGCCTGGTTCGCCATCAACGGCGCCGACCTCAGCCTGGGGGCGGAGATCCTCGCGGGCTACGCCGTCCTCATGGCCCTGGTCCAGCTCTCGATGGCGTCCGCGTACGTACGCGCGCCCTTCGGCCCCGGCCACTGGGCCTTCGCCTTCTCCTACGCCGCCGCTGTCGCCAACGGCCTGCTCTGGCTGGGGGTCGAGCACGTCCGGGGCCAGAAGCCGGTCGCGTACGTACTGCTCGCCGTCGCGACCTGCGCGTGGGCGGCGCTGATGGCCCGGACCCTGCTCGGCCTGTCCCGGCGGACCTTCCTGCTGCGCCTGGCCCCGCCTCCGGCCGCCGCGTCCTGAGGGCGCGCGGGCCTCGGACGCTCCGTCACGGGGACGCCGGACGATTCGCTACGCGAATTCCTTGAGCAGCCGGTCCGCCAGCGCCGCGGCGGAATGCGGATTCTGCCCGGTGAGAAGATTGCGGTCCTCGACCGTGTAGGGCTTCCATATCTCGCCCCGGCTGAATTCGACGCCGACCTTCTCCTTCAGCTCGTCCTCAAGGAGCCACTGCGTCTTGTCGGCCAGTCCGACGCCCTCTTCCTCGTCATTGGTGAAGCACGTGACGCGGTAGCCCTTGAAGGGCGACTCACCGTGGATCCTGGTGGCCAGCATCGCGGCCGGAGCATGGCACACGATCGCGAGCGGCCTGCCCGAGGCGAGCTGCGCGGTCAGGATCCGGCCCGCGTCGGCGTCCACGGACAGGTCCTGCATCGGGCCGTGCCCGCCGGGCAGGTACACCGCGTCGTAGTCCTCGACCCGCACGTCGGAGAGCTTCAGCGGCCGGCGCATCACCTCCGCGGAGCGGATGATCGCCTCCAGGTCGAGTGCCCCCTGCTCACCGCCCGCCATCGAGGGCCGCAGGCTCATCATGTCGACGTTCGGGGTGACCCCGCCGGGTGTGGCGACCACGACCTCGTGGCCGGCGTCGGTGAGCGCCTTGTAGGGGGCCGCGAACTCCTCGGCCCAATAGCCGGTGGCGTGCCTCGTACCGTCCTTCAACGTCAGATAAGTGGCTCCACTGACCACGAAAAGTAGTTTCGCCATTACGGAATCGCCTCCGCGTATTCGCCAGGTGGTTCGGGCGTACACCACTCCCCAGCGTAAGGACGCGTTCTGCCGGGCGCATGTGCGCGGCTTCCGGCCCCGTGTCCATGGTTCCTCAGGGCAGCAGGGAGACCTGGTAATGGGCGATCTTCCAGCCGTCAGGCAGGCGCTTCAGCAGCAGGCTGAGGCTGACGGTCAGCGCGGGCCGGTCGGTGAAACCGAACTCGACGCTCTGGTAGCCGAGGACGAGGTCGTCGGCGAGCCGCCGGGTCTCCAGGATCCGGTACCGCGCGGTCATCCCCATCGGCTGGGAGTCGTAGTACGCGGCGATGCCCGGCCGTCCGACGCTGTAGGGGTGCAGCCCCTGGAAGATCGCGTCCTCGGTGAAACAGGCGGCGACCTGCTCCGGCTCGTGCGCGTCGACCGCCGCCTTCCACTCGTCCAGGACGCCGCGCAGGACCGCTTCGTTGTCCGTCGTACTGCTCACAGGGCTCTCCTGCCGGTCGGTCGGATACGGGCGCGGGCCGGTTGCCGCGCCCCGGGTGCCCGGGGGCGGGGCGGGTCAGTGCCCGGCGCTCTGGCCGCCGTCGACGTGCGCGATCTCGCCGGTGACGAAGGGTGCCTGCTCCAGGTAGCGGATCGCCCCGACGACGTCCTCGATCTCGCCCATCCGTTTGACCGGGTGGTGCGCGGCCAGGGCGCCGCCGGGATCCTCGGGGTGCATCGGGGTCCTGATGATGCCGAGGGAGACGGTGTTCACCCGGATGCCGCGGGTGGCGTACTCGATCGCCAGCGCCTTGGTGACCGCGTTCAGGCCGCCCTTGGTCAGCGACGCGAGCCCGCTGGTGGACTCGGCCTCGGCCTGGTCGACCAGGCTGGTCGAGATGTTCACGACATGCCCGCCCCCGCCCCCTTCGCGGGAGAGCATCGCGGCGATCGCACCGCGCGTGACCTCGAAGAAGCCGCGCAGGTTGACCCCGACGACCGTGTCGAAGTCCTCGTCGGTGTAGTCGGTGAAGGGCTTGGCGACGAAGACGCCGGCATTGTTGACCAGCGTGTCGATCCGGCCGAACCGCTCCATGGCAGCCTCGACGACCCGCGCGCCGCCACCCGGCTCCGCCAGGTCCCCGGCCACGGCGAGCACCTCGGGGTCCCCGGACCCCTCGATGGAACGCGCGGCCGCGGTGACCGCATAGCCCAGCCCGCGGTAGGCCTCGACCAGCGCCGCACCGATCCCCCGCGAGGCCCCGGTGACGACAGCGACTTTCCGAACGGTATCCACCCCCGATTCCTCCCCCGCCCACCCCCACCCCATCGCCCACCACCCGCCATGTCACCCCACCGCCACACACCTGCCCGGCGTACGGGTCTGCGACCCGGTGAGCGGGAGCCGTGTCGGGGGCCGGGCCGGGCGCCCTTGTCGGGGTCGCTGACCAGGTGTAAGGCTGCACCCCCGGCGCCCCGGCGCGAGGGGCGGCGCCGCCGTACGCGTACCGGTCCGATCCGACGGCTCGACGGAAGGAACGATCCCGATGGGCGAGACAGAGCCGCAAAGCCACGCCGACTGCTGCGCTCCCGGACGCGCGGCCGCACCGCTCGGCCCGGCCCGCACCGCGCCGCCGGAAATGGCCCTGCTGCCGCTCACCGCGGCCGCCCCCGCCGCGACCGCCGCACCCCCGGTCTCCCTCCCCGGCGGCACCTTCCTGATGGGCACCGACGATCCCGAGGGCTTCCCCGCCGACGGCGAGGGACCGGTGCGGTCCGTCACGCTGCGGCCCTTCCGGATCGACGCCCACGCCGTCAGCAACGACCGGTTCGCCGCCTTCATCGCCGACACCGGCCACGTCACCGAGGCCGAGCGCTACGGCTGGTCGTACGCCTTCGCCCGGTTCCTGCCCGCCGCCGTCCGCCGGGGTGCGCCGCGGCCGGACGGGGCGCCGTGGTGGTGCGGGGTGCGGGGGGCGAGCTGGCGAGAGCCCTTCGGGCCCGGCAGCGGCCTGGCGGGGATCGGAAGCCACCCCGTGGTGCACGTGTCGTGGACGGACGCGGCCGCCTTCGCGCGGTGGGCCGGCGGGCGGCTGCCGACGGAGGCGGAGTGGGAGTTCGCCGCGCGCGGCGGCCTGGAGCAGGCCAGATACGCGTGGGGCGACGAGCTGACGCCGGACGGGAAGCACCGGTGCAACATCTGGCAGGGCACCTTCCCGACCCGCAACACCGCCGAGGACGGCTACGAGGGCACCGCGCCTGTGAACGCCTTCGCACCGAACGGCTTCGGCCTGTACAACACGGCAGGGAACGTCTGGGAATGGTGCGCGGACTGGTGGACCACGGACCACCCGGCGGGGCGGCGCAGCAATCCGGCGGGACCGCGTACGGGCAGCTCGCGGGTCATGCGCGGCGGCTCGTACCTGTGCCACCGGTCGTACTGCAACCGCTACCGGGTCGCCGCCCGCACGTCGAACACACCCGACTCCACGACCGGCAACCTCGGCTTCCGCTGCGCCTACGACGCCGCCCCTTCGTGAAGCCCTGTCACGGCAGTACGAACCCGGCGACAAATCCGCCGGTACGCGTCCGGCCTGTCCAGCGGCTCCACCGGCCGCCGCGCGAGCGGGGTGGCAACCTCTACCACCAGATGACGCCCGGGTACGAGATCGGGGAGCTCGACCACGACCCGACGCAGAGCGCGTCCGAGCGCTGACCCGCGGACGTCCGCGGGGGTCCACCGCTCAGGAGGCGTCACCCGCGCCCGCCGGTGCCTGGGACTCCTGCTCCCGCAGCGTCCGCTCGACCGCGTCCCGTACGCGCGCGTCCTCCCGCTGCCTGGCGCGGGCGCGGCCGCGGCGGACGAGGAGCAGCGTGGCCACGGCGGCGGCGGCCAGGAGCACGACCAGCAGCGTCAGCGTCCAGGGGACGGCCCAGCCGTGGGCGGTGGCCGCGACCGGCTTCAGCGCGGACGTGGAGCCGGACGCGTCGGTCAGCAGCGGCGTCAGCGTCACGGTCGCGGCCAGCCGGAATCCGGGGGCCACACCGTGGACGGGCACCTTCACCTTCCAGCTCTCGCCGGGCAGCAGGGCCGGCGGCGCGGCGACGCCCTTGGCGTCGGCCTTCAGCCGGCCGAACGGGCCGGACAGGGAGACCGCCTGGCGGGCGGACAAGGTGGCATTGCCGGTGTTGTGGATCGTGTACGTGACCGTCGCGTCGCCGGCGGCGAAGGGGTTGGCGGTGCCGCTGTAGCCGACGTGCAGGTTCTCGACCTTCAGGGCCGGCTTGAGGTCGCCGCTGACCCGCAGCGCGATCTTGATGCCCAGGCGGCGGTCGACGGTGATGCCCTGCGCGGCGTCGGGCTGCTTGAGCGAGGTGAGGATGCCGCCCACGTAGTCGCCGGGCGTGGCGTTGGCGGGGACGGTGACGGTGAAGGGGACGTCGGCGGACTTCCCGGGCTGGACGACGACGCTCTCGCGCTCGGGGCGGGACCAGGCGCCGACCCCGACGGACTTCTTGTCCCGGGTGACCAGGTCGAGCTGGCCGGTGGCCGTGGTGAAGCCGTCGGCGGCGTAGACGGTGAGGGCCAGCGGCTCCGTGCCGTGGTTGGCCACCGTCATGGTGTCCTTGATCGCGCCGCCGGGGTTGATGCTGTAGCCGAAACTGGACCGGTCGGCGCCGTACGTGTTGGCCGCCGTCCTGACCGTCCAGCTGACATCGCCGCCGGCGGCCCGCGCGGCGCCGGCGGTGAGGCCGGCGAGCGTGGTAGCGAGGGCGACGAGCAGCGCCAGGACGGCGGTACGGACGAGGGCGCGGGCGGTGGTCGCGCGGCGCGTGGGGGACGGGTGCATTTCGGGTTCTCCTGGCGTGGGGAGGGCGGGGCGGGCACCCGCGGGTGCCCGCCCCGCCCGGTGGCCGCGGACGCGCCGGCCGCCCGGGGCGGATCGTCGGCCGCCGGGCGGGCCGGCGGCCCGCAGTGTGCCGAGCGGCTCAGTTGCCGGGCCCCTCAGCGCGGTTGCTCAGTTGTTCAGCTGCTCGGTGCTCAGCTGCTCAGCGCGGTGATCGTGAGAGTGGCCTGGTAGCTGCCCTTCTCGACGCTGTCCGGGATCTTCAGGCTGAGGTCGGCGCCGACCTTCGCCGTACCGCGGGCGTGGCCCTGGCCGGCGGAGCCGAGGCCCCGCGAGACCGAGAGGCCCTTGCCCTGGTCGGTGTAGCCCGACAGGACCGTGTCGCCGGCCTGCGCGCCCGCGCCGGCCTGCAGCACACGCGGGGACCAGCCGAGGTAGGAGCCGGAGAAGGTCTTGCCGGCGTCCCGGAAGTCGCTCACGCCGGCCGAGATCGACCAGGGCGCCAGCGAACGGCGGGTGTCGGAGACGGAGATCGGGTTGATCTTGCCGCTCGCCTCGAAGTGGTCGCCGCCCTGCTCGACAGCGGTACCGAGGTCGACCAGGCCGTTGTTGCCGTCGATCGTCCAACCGAACTCGCCCGGGGCGGCGTTCGGCACGTTGACCTGGATGTCCTGGCCGTCACCGTGGTAGTTGTGCACGGTGAAGTCGTCGACGATGGAGCCGACGGGCTGGGCCTCGGTGGTGTTGTTGCACCAGTTGCCCTTCTCCACCGCCGAGTTCGGCGCGGCGCAGGTGCCACTGCGGACGTTCTGGACCACGAGCTGGTCGTTGCGCACCTGGACCTTGACGTAGGTGCGGACGTGCTCCTGGTTCTGGACCGAGTTGTACCAGTAGCTGCCCGGGTTCAGCGGGTCGGCGCCGTTGCCGGCACCGCTCGTGCCGCTGCTGTCGGGCTTGGTGATGTCGTAGTACTTCGAGCCCGAGGAGGAGTTCGCCGTCACGTAGATGACGCCGCCGGGGCCCGGGTACAGCTGGGCCTCGCCGGGCTGCTCGTCCGGGTTGGCCTTCTGGCCGTTCTTGATCTCGTAGCTGCGCGAGTAGCTGTGGTCGTGGCCCTGGAGGACCAGGTCGACGCCGAGCTTCGAGAACGTCGTCGGGAAGTCGACCCGCCGGACCTTGTTGTCCGAGTCCTGGGCGTGGTCGGCCGGCGAGTAGATCGAGTGGTGGTAGGTCAGGACCTTCCACTTCGCCTCGGAGCCGTGCTTGTTGATGACGTCGGTGACGTAGGCGAGGTGCGCCGCGTCACCGCCGCCGCCCTGCGCGGTGGCGTAGCTGTTGCTGTTGAGGTCGATGAACAGCACATCCTTGTAGATGTACCAGTAGTCACCGCCCGAGGAGTTCGACGCCGGGTCGCCGTTGGAGTAGTACGCCCCCGACTTGTCGGTGTTCGGGGTGGCGAAGTGCTGCTCGTAGGCCTTGCCGCCGACGTCGTGGTTGCCGATGGTGGCCGCCCACGGGTACTGGCGCAGCTTGTCGGGCCCCAGGAAGGAGTTCCACTGCGACTCGTTGTTGGCGCTCTCGACCTGGTCGCCGCCGGACACCAGCAGTTCGGCGTTCGGGTTGGCCGCCAGGGCGACGTCGAGGGTGTCCTTCCAGCCGGCGCCGTCCTCGGCGGTGTCGCCGGACGAGCCGATCTGCGGGTCGCCGAAGAACAGGAAGTCGTAGTTGCCCTCGAAGTCCTGCGTCTTGAACGAGTACGCGGCCGACCAGCTGCCCTCGCTGCCGACGCGGTACGAGTACGCCGTCTGCTCCTTGAGGTTGGTGATCGTCGCGTGGCGGTTGAAGCCGCCGCTGGCGGCGATGTTGGCCGTGCCGCTCGCGGCGAAGGTCGCGGCGTCGGCCGGGAACTCGCCGTTCACGACCGAGGCGGTCGGGGCGACCTGGAGCTGCTGCGCCGTGTCGGCCGAGGAGTACCAGCTGACGGTGCGCTGCGTCTCGTTGGCGCCCACGCCGAGGATGACGCCGGTGATCGCGGTGGGCTCCGCGGCGGCGGCGGGCGACACCAGGCCGCCGCCCAGCGCCACGGTCAGGCCCAGGAGCACCGCGGTGGTCCCGGTGGCCACCCGGCGCCGCACAAGCTCGGCGGCCTGTGTCGAGGGTCTCGATTTCATCAGTTCTCTGTTCCTTCTGCGTACAGACGTACTTGACGTGCGGACCGTCAAGCTCTCAGCGCCCGGTTAACCGACGCTAAATACAGTCTTTGCGATATCTAAACTCTTCGGTGGTCAAAAAAATACTGATAAGGAATCAGATGCCGAAGGTCCTCTGCAGGAACCACACGAGCCCCATGACGAACACGCCCGCCGAAATCACCCCGGTCGCCCGCAGCCCCATGGCGGGCGACCGGTGCCGCAGCAGCATGAGCACCGGGAAGACGAGCGCGATAAGGGCCAGTTGGACGGCCTCGATGCCGACGTTGAAAACCACCAGCGACCACAGCAGGGTCCACGAGAAGGCGCTGTCGATGCCGAGCGCCCCCGCGAAGCCCAGGCCGTGCACGAGCCCGAAGCAGAAGACCACCCCGAGCCGGGTCCAGCCGGCACGGTCCAGGCCGAAGTGTCCGTCCGACGCCTCCAGGTCCGTGGCCCGGCCGCCGTGCCGCCACAGCCGCCACAGATACCAGCCGGCGACCACCGCGATCGACAGCGCGATGACCGGCTCCACGACCGCGGACGGCACGTCGACCAGCCCGAGCGCGGCGAGCATGAGCGTCACCGAGTGCGCCAGGGTGAAGCTGGTCGCCGCGAGCACGACCTCGCGCAGCCGTCGCGACCCCGCGATGAGCGCCAGCAGGAAGAGGATGTGGTCGGTACCGGTGAGCAGGTGCTCCGTGCCCAGCCGGAAGAACTCCCAGAACCGCTCGTACCACGTCTGGTGGGTGGAGAAGGTCGGGTGCGCGGCGTCCAGCGCGGCGCTGCCCTTACGGCCGTCGACGTCGTAGGTGACGATCGTCCTGGTGCCGGTGACGTACTTCTCCGCGTCGGGGAAGAGCCCGCTGCGCACCTCGTGGTCCACGCCCTGCTCCGGACAGGTCCAGCCGAGCAGCAGGTTCGCGTACGGGACACCCTGCCTGCGGCCCAGGGTGAAGCCGCCGGACTGCTCCGGGGTGCAGGCCCGGCCCTGCGAGGTCACCGAGAAGCGGGCGCGGACGTACTCGACGGCCGCCTTCCTGTGGGCGTCGAGGGCCGCGACCTGGGCCTTGGCGTCCCCGGCGTCGAAGGCGTCGGTGCCCGCGCGGAAGAGCGCGTCGTCGTGCCCGGCGTCGGCGGCGGACACGACGTAGAGGTCGTACTCGACCTCCAGCTTCGTCCAGAGGCGGCCGTCGTCGCCACGGGTGACGTCGACGTAGACCACCGAACTGAAGCCGTGCGCGGACGCCGGCTGCGCCAGGCCCACGAAGACGGCCAGCGCGGCGAGGACCGTGACGAGGCCGAGTCGTATTCGGGGTGACACAGTGCTCCTTTTGCTGCTGCTTTGCCTGCCTGCGCACCGTGCACGTATCAGATGAACGGAATGGCTTGTCATGGCGAACGCTGGAAAAACAAGCGCGCGAAGGGCCCTCCCGGGGTGAACACGGCGGCATGCGGCATAGCAGGATGGCGCCATACCCCCCTGCCACTACTTCGGAGGACGAACGTGTTGCGCCCCTCGCTTGCGGCTGCCGTCACGCTGGCCGCGGCCGTCGCACTGGCCACCGGATGCGGTGCCGGCGACGACTGGTCGAAGCCTCATGCCAGGCCGTCCGCCGTCGGCGCCCTCGGCCCCGGCTTCATCGACCGCTCCGACCCGCCAGGCCCGGAGGCGACGGCCACACCGGAACCGGGTTCGTGGGAGGGGGTCAGCCCGTCGAAGGGCTACCGGGTGGTGCTGGTCACCTCGGGCACCGACCGCCCGACGGCCGCACTGGTGAAGGCGGTCAAGGACTGGGCGTCCGAGGAGCACGTCTCGCTCCGGACGGTGACCGCCAAGGGCGGGCTCGACCTGCTGCCCGCGGTCACCGAGGCCATGGACATGCACCCCGACCTGATCGTCAGCGCCGGCAACGACATGATCGACCCGCTGGCCACCGTCACCCCCAACCACCTGTCCCAGCAGTTCCTGGTGGTGGGCGCGGAGTTGGCCGAGCCGACGCACAACGTCACCGCCGTGGACTGGTCCGGCGCGTCCTTCCGCGGGGAGGGGCTGGGGATGTCCTCGACGTACGACGCGGCGTCCTTCACGCCGGAGCGGTGCGCGGCGTCGATACGGGCGGGGGTGGCGGCGGTGCTCAACGAGCTGACGGGCATCGTGCTGTGGCTGGACAAGGTCTGAGCCGAGCCCCGGCGGGGCGCGGCCCCGCGCGACATCGGCGCCCCCCGCAGCCGGAAGGGCCGCCCGGCGATCGGCCGGGCGGCCCTTCCGCGGTCGCGCGCGCGACTGGCGCGTCTCAGAGGCGGCCTTCCCGGGTGTAGTGCTCGCCCACCTGCTGCTGGTAAGCGGCGTCACTGAGGTGCCGGTCCTCGTCGAACTCGGGGGAGTTCTTGATCTGGTCCTTCGTCAGGTCGACGAAGACCTTCTGCTCGGCGGCGTCGATCGCCCGCACGGTCCCCGCGGGGAGCAGGACGTGCTTGCCGAAGATCCACACGCCGACGTCGACCACCAGGTAGGCGGCGTCGACCTCGTCCGAGTGCTTGTCGACCTTGCCGATGTGGCCGTCGGTCGCCTCGACCTTGTAGCCGGCGAGGTCGCCGCCCGCGCTGTAGCCGGACGTCTCCTGGTAGCCCCAGATGTTGTCGCTCATGATGCGGCTCCTTCGTCGTTCGTTGCGGACTGGTGGTGCGCGAGGGCCGTCGCGTCCGATGGCCTCAGGTGACGCGCCCTCAACGCCTCGCGTGCCCGGCGGCCGTGACCACACACCTCGCCTGCCGCAGAAGTCACTTCCGCACCGCACAGGTCCGGCCACGCCCGACCGGTGCGAGGACGGGTGCGAGCCCGCCGGTGCGGGGTAGGCGACGGCACGACGCGGGGCGGGCCGACGCGCCGCACGAGGGAGAGTCAGCGAATGGAATTCGACGACGACGCCGCCCTGGACACATCCGAGGTCCAGGACAACCGCGGTGGAGCGCTGGGCGGCATCCCGGGCGGCGGGAGGACCGTCGGCGGTGGAGTGGTCGGCCTGCTGGTCGTGATCGCCTCGGTGGTCTTCGGCGTGGACCCCGGCCTGCTCGGTTCCGACAGCGGCACCACCGCCTCGTCGGGCGCCGGCACGGGATCGGGCGCGTCCGCCGCCGACCTGGCGGCGGACTGCCGCACCGGGGCCGACGCCAACCGCAAGCAGGAGTGCCGCGTCGTGGCGGTGGTCGACAGCGTCCAGGCGTTCTGGAAGGAGACCGAGACAGCCGCCGGCAAGCCCTACGAGCAGGCCCCGACCTTCCTTTTCACCGGCAGCGTGAACACCGGCTGCGGGACCGCCACCTCCGAGGTGGGCCCCTTCTACTGCTCCGCCGACGACAAGGTCTACCTCGACCTCGGCTTCTTCGACGACCTGAGCAGCAAGTTCGGCGCCAAGGGCGGGCCCTTCGCCGAGGCGTACGTCATCGCGCACGAATACGGCCACCACATCCAGGACCTCAGCGGCACGATCTCCCGCGGCAGCGGCCAGGGCCGCACCAGCGGCTCGGTGAAGCTGGAACTCCAGGCGGACTGCTACGCCGGGGTCTGGGCCCACCACGCCACCACCACCCCCGACCCCACGAGCGGCAAGCCGCTGATCACCGAGCTGACCCAGGCCGACATCGACCTCGGCCTGGACGCCGCGGCCGCCGTCGGCGACGACCGCATCCAGCAGCGGTACGAGGGCAAGGTCACCCCCGACACCTGGACCCACGGCTCCGCGAGCCAGCGCCGGCAGTGGTTCTCGACGGGTTACACCACCGGCAGCGTCGCCCGGTGCGACACCTTCGCCTGAGCCGGCGTCTTCTTCCTCACCGCAGCCCGAGGCGCTTCATCGCCCGCGGATCGAGGCTGCCCGCGCGCCGCCGGAAGGCCGACAGCGGCACCGTGCGCAGCTCCCTGGTCTCCAGGTAGCTGCGCCGGCCCTCGGCGTCATCGACGGTCCCCGCCGGAAGCGCGACGACCCCGGGCTGCTCCCCGTGGAAGCGGGAGGTGATCTTCACGACCCTCGCCGTCCGGCGCCGTACGGACACGACCAGGCAGGGCCGGTCCTTCGACCCGACGACATCCTCGTACGGAACGTCGGCCCACCACACCTCACCCCGGCGCGGCGCAGCCCCGCGCCCCCCCGCCCGGCCCCGCCGCCACCACGCCACGGCCGCCGCCACCACAAGCACGACCCCACCGACCACGACCCACGCCTGCGCACCCATCGCCCCACCTCTCCCACCCGGCCAGGCCGCCCCCGAAGGACGGCGCTGCCTGCCCGACTTCCCGCCCTCGCGTCACATACCCGCCGGGCCGGGGCGAACCGGGGCCCGGCGGGCAAGGAGATCCGGCACCGCCGTCGGCCGGATGGAACTCGATACGGTCCACCGGCGAAGGACAGGTGAGCAACCCGAACAAGCCCAAGCCTTCAAGGCGTTCGAACGAACGAAAGGAGCCCCGATGGCCGTCGAGCCCCCGGGCGTCCGCACCCGCGAGGAGCATCGCGAGGACAGCGACGCCCGTGTGATCGCGCGGTCCCGGGATGAGCCCGAGCGGTTCGCCGCGCTCTTCGACCGGTACGCCGACGCCGTGCACCGTTACGCGGCCAGGCGGATCGGTCCCGAGGCGGCGGAGGATCTGATGGCGGAGACGTTCACGACCGCCTTCCAGCGACGCCACACCTACGACCTCACGCGTGCCGACGCCCGCCCGTGGCTGTTCGGCATCGCGACCAACCTCATGGGCCGGTACCGCAGGGCCGAAGCACGCCGTTTCAAGGCGCTCGCGAAGGTTCCTGAGCCCGTGCAGCACGAGGAGCCGGTCGCGGACCGCGCGGTCGCCAGGGCCGGCGCCACGGAGGTGCGCCGGGAGCTGGCGGCAGCGCTGGCCGAGCTGTCCGCCCGGCACCGGGACGTCGTCCTGCTCGTGGCCTGGGGCGACCTCGACTACGAGGAGGCGGCCCAAGCCCTCGGGGTGCCGGTCGGCACCGTCAGATCCCGGCTGAACCGGGCTCGCAGCAAGTTGCGCGAAGCACTGGGCGGGTCCGATCCGACAGCTTTCCGAGAGGCAGAAGACGCCCATGCGTGACATCGAAGAACTGCGAGAACTGAGGAAGTACGACGCGGGGGCTCCCCCGCTCGACGACGCCACCCGCAGACGCGTGCGGGCGCGGCTGCTCGCCGCGATGAACGCGGAGACCGGACCCGCCCCGGCCGTACGCAGCCGCCGCCCCGTCCTGCGCATCGCCCTGACCGGCACGGTCGCGGCCGCGGTCGCCGGCGGAATCCTGGTCGCCGGGCAGGGCGGCGACAGCGGGGCGGGGCCTACGGCGGCACCGCCGGCGGCCACTTCCCCGGTCATGCTGAACGTGAGCGCGCAGACCGTGCTCAACGGTGCGGCCACCTACGCCCGGCGGCACGAGCGCGCGGTCAGCCCGAGGGACGACCAGTTCATCTACACCAAGGAGATCATCAGGGAGACCGACGAGAAGACCGGCGCCACAGACAGCTTCACCGACGAGGACTGGAGGTCGGTGGACAACTCGAAGCCCTCCTGGATCATGGAGGTCGGCAAGGGCTGGTGGGCACCCCCGCTGAAAGACGGCGAGACCGAATGGCCGCCGCAGGACTGGGCGACACTGAAGAAGCTGCCGACCGACCCCAAGCAGCTGATCCTCTTCCTCGCGCCCGGCACAGGGCCCACTGACAAGCCCACCCCGGAGTCCTCCACGGAGCCCACCCCGGAGTCCTCCACGGGGCCCGGCGGAAAGGACGGCTCCCTCAGCGGGATCAGCGATATGGGCTGGTCGATGGTCCACTTCCAGCTCGCCGGACTGCTCAAACTGGTCCCGGTGATGCCCGAGGGGCTGCGCCCGGCGGCGTACGAGGCACTCGGCATGGTCCCCGGGGTGAAGCTGCTGCCGAACCAGAAAGACGCCAAGGGCCGTACCGGCGTGGCCATCACCTATACCGACCCCACGCTCCCGGCCGGGGACGCGGGCTACGGCGACTACTTCATCTTCGACCCGAAGACCTACGAATTCCTCGGCTTCCGCGACGAGAGCACCTCGATCAAGGGCAAGCACATGGTCAAGGTCACCCAGCTCTCCTACCTCGACAGCTGGGCCATCGTCGACAAGGCCAAGCAGCGGCCGTAGCCGCAAGGCAGCGGCGGTAACCCTGAGTGCGGCCGGCCCCGAAA includes:
- a CDS encoding type II toxin-antitoxin system PemK/MazF family toxin, translated to MGAQAWVVVGGVVLVVAAAVAWWRRGRAGGRGAAPRRGEVWWADVPYEDVVGSKDRPCLVVSVRRRTARVVKITSRFHGEQPGVVALPAGTVDDAEGRRSYLETRELRTVPLSAFRRRAGSLDPRAMKRLGLR
- a CDS encoding metallophosphoesterase family protein encodes the protein MKSRPSTQAAELVRRRVATGTTAVLLGLTVALGGGLVSPAAAAEPTAITGVILGVGANETQRTVSWYSSADTAQQLQVAPTASVVNGEFPADAATFAASGTANIAASGGFNRHATITNLKEQTAYSYRVGSEGSWSAAYSFKTQDFEGNYDFLFFGDPQIGSSGDTAEDGAGWKDTLDVALAANPNAELLVSGGDQVESANNESQWNSFLGPDKLRQYPWAATIGNHDVGGKAYEQHFATPNTDKSGAYYSNGDPASNSSGGDYWYIYKDVLFIDLNSNSYATAQGGGGDAAHLAYVTDVINKHGSEAKWKVLTYHHSIYSPADHAQDSDNKVRRVDFPTTFSKLGVDLVLQGHDHSYSRSYEIKNGQKANPDEQPGEAQLYPGPGGVIYVTANSSSGSKYYDITKPDSSGTSGAGNGADPLNPGSYWYNSVQNQEHVRTYVKVQVRNDQLVVQNVRSGTCAAPNSAVEKGNWCNNTTEAQPVGSIVDDFTVHNYHGDGQDIQVNVPNAAPGEFGWTIDGNNGLVDLGTAVEQGGDHFEASGKINPISVSDTRRSLAPWSISAGVSDFRDAGKTFSGSYLGWSPRVLQAGAGAQAGDTVLSGYTDQGKGLSVSRGLGSAGQGHARGTAKVGADLSLKIPDSVEKGSYQATLTITALSS
- a CDS encoding HupE/UreJ family protein: MSPRIRLGLVTVLAALAVFVGLAQPASAHGFSSVVYVDVTRGDDGRLWTKLEVEYDLYVVSAADAGHDDALFRAGTDAFDAGDAKAQVAALDAHRKAAVEYVRARFSVTSQGRACTPEQSGGFTLGRRQGVPYANLLLGWTCPEQGVDHEVRSGLFPDAEKYVTGTRTIVTYDVDGRKGSAALDAAHPTFSTHQTWYERFWEFFRLGTEHLLTGTDHILFLLALIAGSRRLREVVLAATSFTLAHSVTLMLAALGLVDVPSAVVEPVIALSIAVVAGWYLWRLWRHGGRATDLEASDGHFGLDRAGWTRLGVVFCFGLVHGLGFAGALGIDSAFSWTLLWSLVVFNVGIEAVQLALIALVFPVLMLLRHRSPAMGLRATGVISAGVFVMGLVWFLQRTFGI
- a CDS encoding PRC-barrel domain-containing protein gives rise to the protein MSDNIWGYQETSGYSAGGDLAGYKVEATDGHIGKVDKHSDEVDAAYLVVDVGVWIFGKHVLLPAGTVRAIDAAEQKVFVDLTKDQIKNSPEFDEDRHLSDAAYQQQVGEHYTREGRL
- a CDS encoding RNA polymerase sigma factor, producing MAVEPPGVRTREEHREDSDARVIARSRDEPERFAALFDRYADAVHRYAARRIGPEAAEDLMAETFTTAFQRRHTYDLTRADARPWLFGIATNLMGRYRRAEARRFKALAKVPEPVQHEEPVADRAVARAGATEVRRELAAALAELSARHRDVVLLVAWGDLDYEEAAQALGVPVGTVRSRLNRARSKLREALGGSDPTAFREAEDAHA
- a CDS encoding neutral zinc metallopeptidase is translated as MEFDDDAALDTSEVQDNRGGALGGIPGGGRTVGGGVVGLLVVIASVVFGVDPGLLGSDSGTTASSGAGTGSGASAADLAADCRTGADANRKQECRVVAVVDSVQAFWKETETAAGKPYEQAPTFLFTGSVNTGCGTATSEVGPFYCSADDKVYLDLGFFDDLSSKFGAKGGPFAEAYVIAHEYGHHIQDLSGTISRGSGQGRTSGSVKLELQADCYAGVWAHHATTTPDPTSGKPLITELTQADIDLGLDAAAAVGDDRIQQRYEGKVTPDTWTHGSASQRRQWFSTGYTTGSVARCDTFA